From Mytilus edulis chromosome 9, xbMytEdul2.2, whole genome shotgun sequence, the proteins below share one genomic window:
- the LOC139488069 gene encoding transmembrane protein 180-like: MVLRKQEILAYCAAGVAFHMIASAFNFYYVKVFINHYHIEETWFQIAQTFHMIWTSVSNPLFAYIQDGSKLKISRTRRESILYCGPLFAFSFIVPWFPWGDSSWLVGLHLIITFFLWDTMFTFIGLAVSSLFTEISRDTEDRIKLTRYAQMASILGGPSVMLLEFTSDSLHNFKAFQITSVCVAVCACSLFYYSGLNAHTEYDVKKLEKYELSKNSRVNGKKEPYTNQVCQLFYDRNFIAFIVSNFCHAFHKTFLNSFIAIVCDQLISEDDVPLSVRKLFYGGISLMSTLVIILVTTFVSRYSYYYVIRSAFVYIVFAGVVMLHIGQDHPWCLMVFLLADNCASGATFSLFNMPLADIADDNKSKYNRKQPISSTVFGISALLSKPALSLSPMVTVSILNHYGYSELKNNTVEASHELKHAMFLLICLYPIAIGIVQLIAWSFFDIKQKTVQINVL; this comes from the exons ATGGTTTTAAGAAAGCAGGAGATATTGGCTTATTGTGCAGCTGGTGTAGCTTTTCACATGATTGCATCTGCATTCAACTTTTATTatgtcaaagtttttataaaCCACTATCACATTGAAGAAACTTGGTTCCAGATCGCTCAAACCTTTCATATGATCTGGACGTCTGTCAGTAACCCGTTATTTGCTTACATACAAGATGGATCAAAGCTTAAAATCTCAAGAACAAGGCGGGAAAGCATACTGTATTGTGGTCCTCTGTTTGCCTTCTCATTTATCGTGCCTTGGTTTCCATGGGGAGACAGTTCATGGCTTGTTGGTCTACATTTgattataactttttttctttgGGATACAATGTTTACATTCATAGGATTAGCTGTATCTTCATTATTCACCGAGATTTCTCGGGATACCGAAGATAGAATAAAGTTAACTCGATATGCACAAATGGCTAGTATACTTGGTGGTCCAAGCGTTATGTTATTAGAATTTACCTCCGACAGTTTACACAATTTTAAAGCCTTCCAGATAACGTCCGTGTGTGTTGCAGTGTGTGCTTGTAGTTTATTTTACTACTCAGGACTTAATGCTCATACGGAATATGATGTTAAGAAATTAGAAAAATACGAACTTTCAAAGAACTCGCGTGTAAATGGTAAAAAGGAACCGTACACAAATCAAGTATGTCAGCTGTTTTATGACAGGAATTTCATAGCATTCATCGTATCAAATTTTTGTCATGCATTCCACAAAACGTTTCTAAATAGCTTCATTGCAATTGTTTGTGACCAGTTGATCTCAGAAGATGACGTGCCACTAAGTGTTCGAAAGTTGTTTTATGGTGGAATTTCATTAATGTCAACT CTGGTTATAATCCTAGTAACAACATTTGTCTCCAGATATTCCTACTATTATGTGATCAGGTCTGCATTTGTTTATATCGTTTTTGCTGGAGTTGTAATGCTGCATATAGGACAAGATCATCCCTGGTGTCTGATGGTATTCCTGTTAGCTGATAA CTGTGCATCAGGAGCTACATTTTCCCTATTCAACATGCCTCTAGCTGATATTGCAGATGATAACAAAAGCAAATACAATAGGAA acAACCTATATCGTCCACTGTATTTGGAATAAGTGCATTGTTGTCAAAACCAGCCTTGTCATTGTCACCAATGGTTACTGTCTCAATATTAAATCATTACGGATATAGTGAATTAAAAAACAACACAGTAGAAGCTTCACATGAATTGAAACATGCCATGTTCCTGCTTATATGTCTGTATCCAATAGCTATAGGGATAGTGCAACTCATTGCCTGGTCTTTCTTTGATATCAAACAGaaaacagtacaaataaatgtcttataa
- the LOC139488066 gene encoding uncharacterized protein, producing the protein MSTVSSSGSTIHGQEVDLQVKAIDGNDNVSLKKVWSVKKLPISARSAAENVDIRKLPYLADIQIPSTDLTEVMLLIGTDSPNAHIPLEVRSGNENQPYAIRSRLGWAIRGARGPIEDTHASNVINVHFEEARDVLLQRQLERMWTSDFDDRAREDKNGLSIEDKEAMKMMESSITQEDGHFKLGLPWRDRETTLPNNMVLAHARLQQLKRKLSSNETLHKMYTTTVNDYIEKGYAKEVTNIESKSKRVWYLPHHPITNENKPGKVRVVFDCASKYQGISLNSQLLQGPDLMNSLVGVIIRFRQDKVALAADIEAMFHQVRVREDDCDALRFLWWPNGNLDQKPKIYCMNVHLFGATSSPSCTAYALKRTARDYAHLFDQEVALTVERNFYVDDCLKSVPSEQQAIKLATDLQSMMKMGGFRLTKWLSNRRNVLNAIPESERASSVVSLGPSDMLPSDKALGVIWDVNEDKIKFKVKLSDKPLTRRGIHQSLAPYLTLLDWFLQLHLEQKLLYSTYAKRSLGGMNKFHKSTMINGNVG; encoded by the coding sequence ATGTCTACTGTTAGCTCTTCTGGTAGTACAATTCACGGTCAAGAAGTTGACTTACAAGTAAAAGCTATTGACGGAAATGATAACGTGTCGTTAAAAAAGGTCTGGTCAGTTAAGAAGCTTCCAATTTCTGCTCGATCTGCCGCAGAAaatgtagatataagaaaattGCCGTATTTGGCCGATATACAGATACCCTCTACTGATTTAACCGAGGTCATGTTGTTAATTGGTACAGATTCACCTAACGCTCACATTCCGTTAGAAGTAAGGTCCGGTAACGAAAACCAACCATATGCAATTCGCTCACGCCTCGGATGGGCTATTCGGGGAGCCCGTGGTCCTATTGAAGATACGCATGCGTCAAACGTTATAAATGTACATTTTGAGGAGGCAAGGGATGTTTTGTTGCAGCGACAATTAGAACGGATGTGGACCTCTGATTTTGATGATAGAGCACGAGAAGACAAGAATGGCTTGTCTATAGAGGATAAAGAGGCTATGAAAATGATGGAATCATCTATAACGCAGGAAGATGGCCATTTCAAGCTCGGACTACCTTGGCGCGATAGAGAGACCACGCTACCTAATAACATGGTTCTTGCACATGCCCGCTTACAACAATTGAAACGCAAATTGTCAAGTAATGAGACGTTACATAAAATGTATACGACAACTGTCAATGATTACATAGAAAAGGGATATGCCAAGGAGGTGACTAATATTGAGTCTAAATCAAAACGTGTTTGGTATTTACCTCATCACCcaataacaaatgaaaataaacctGGAAAAGTTCGTGTAGTATTTGACTGCGCATCGAAGTATCAAGGAATTTCACTTAACAGCCAACTCCTACAGGGGCCCGATTTAATGAATAGTTTAGTAGGTGTAATTATCAGGTTCAGACAAGACAAAGTAGCTCTAGCTGCCGATATTGAAGCCATGTTTCATCAGGTACGTGTTCGAGAAGACGACTGTGATGCGTTGCGGTTTTTATGGTGGCCTAACGGGAATTTAGATCAGAAACCTAAAATTTATTGTATGAACGTTCACTTGTTTGGGGCTACATCGTCGCCAAGTTGTACTGCATATGCACTTAAACGTACGGCAAGAGATTATGCACATTTATTTGACCAAGAAGTTGCGCTAACTGTAGAAAGAAATTTCTACGTCGACGACTGCCTGAAATCTGTACCATCAGAGCAACAAGCTATTAAACTTGCTACAGACCTGCAATCAATGATGAAAATGGGTGGTTTCCGACTTACAAAATGGCTCAGTAACAGAAGAAATGTTTTGAATGCAATACCAGAATCAGAACGCGCTTCATCTGTAGTCAGTCTTGGACCTAGTGATATGTTGCCAAGTGACAAAGCCTTAGGCGTTATTTGGGATGTGAATGAagacaaaatcaaatttaaagtaaaactaTCAGACAAACCTCTGACAAGGCGTGGTATACACCAATCGTTAGCTCCATATTTGACCCTCTTGGACTGGTTTCTCCAGTTACACTTAGAGCAAAAGCTATTGTACAGCACTTATGCAAAGAGAAGTTTGGGTGGGATGAACAAATTCCACAAGAGTACCATGATAAATGGAAACGTTGGGTGA